The DNA sequence GGTCGCCGGGCCGGAGGGCGCCCGCGCCGCCCGCGACCGGGGCCGGTTCACCCGCAACTTCGTGGTGCAGGCCACCGCCGCCGAGTGGGCGCTCACCCTGCTCGCCGTGCTGCGCGGGCTGCTGCCGGATCCGGCCCGGCTGGTGTTCTTCCAGCACGACGAGGTGATGGTGCACTGCCCGGCCGAGCAGGCCGGCGAGGTGGCCGCCCTCGTGGAGCGCGCCGCGGAGCGGGCCACCCGCCTGCTGTTCGGCGACACGCCCGTGCGGTTCCCGATGCGGGCGGTCGCGGTCGCCTGCTACGCCGACGCCAAGTGAGCCCGGCGGGCGGTGACCGCGAGCCATGCCGCGGCGCCGGCGACCAGGGCGCCGACGGCCGCGCCGAGCACGCCGTACGACAGCGAGCCGACGACCAGCCCGGCGAGCACGGTGCCGCTCGCCCCGCAGACGTTCATCAGCAGGTCGGACAGCCCCTGGACGGCGGGCCGCCGCTCGATCGGGGCGGACTCGGTGAGCAGCGCCGACCCGGCGACCAGGCCGCACGACCAGCCGGTGCCGAGCAGGAACAGCCCGGCGGTGACCTGGGTGACCCCGTGCGGGGCCGCGCTGCCCGCGAGGACCGCGGCGGCGAGCAGCTGCGCCATGCCCGCGAGCAGCACCGGGGTGCGGCCGAACCGGTCGGCGAGCCGGCCGACGACCGGGGAGAACACGTACATCCCGGCGATGTGCAGGCTGAACACGACGCCGATCGCCGAGACGCTCGCCCCGCCGTGGTCGAGGTGGATCGGCGTCATCGACATGATCGACACCATCGCGGTGTGGCTCACCGCGATCCCGGCGATCGCCCGCCGGGCGTCGAGCGACTCGCGGACCACCTGCCAGCCCAGGCGGAGGGTGCCGGGGCGGCGCGCGCCCGCCGTACCGCCGCCCGCGGCCGCGTCCGGCTCGGCGGTGCCGAGCGAGCGGGCCACGCGCAGCGGGTCGGGCCGCAGGGCCGCGGCGATCACCACGGCCGCGAGCAGGTACATGATCATGGCGAGCGCGAACCCGCCCGCGTCCACCGGCAGGCCCAGCGTCGCGAAGGCCCGCCCGGCGGGCTCGGCGAGGTTCGGCCCGGCGACCGAGCCGACCGTGGTCGCCCACACGACCAGCGACAGGTGCCGCGCCGCGCTCCCGGGCGGGGACAGGTCGGCGGCCGAGTACCGGGCGGCGAGGTTGCCCGCACTGCCCCCGCCGAACAGCACGAGCCCGATAAGCAGCAGCGGCCACGAGCCCAGCGGCACCGCGGCGGTGGCGACGAGCGCGCCGAGCGTCGCCACGCCGTACGCGAGGGTCAGCCCGGCCCGCCGCCCCGACCGGGTGCCCAGCCGGGCGACGGGGAGGGCGAGCAGCGCAGCCCCCAGCACCGCGGCCGTGCCCGCGAGGCCGCCGATCGCCTCGGAGCCGGAGAGCCGCGCCGCCACGAGCGCGCTGAGCGCGATCCCGACGGCGACGCCGATGCCGCTGATGATCTGGGCGGTACAGAGCACGGCCAGGGTCCGGCGCTGGACGCGCGCGACCTCGGGGGAGAGGGCCGTGCCGAGGGCTGATGCGGTCATGGGCAAAGTGTGGCATTACTCCTGTAATGCCCGGCAACGGGATTTCCCCCGGCACGGCTCCGGCCGTACCCGCGGCGGCTCGGGGGTACGGCCGGTCGGTCATTGGCGGGCGGACCCGCCCCGGGACCGGGCGCGG is a window from the Thermopolyspora flexuosa genome containing:
- a CDS encoding MFS transporter, translating into MTASALGTALSPEVARVQRRTLAVLCTAQIISGIGVAVGIALSALVAARLSGSEAIGGLAGTAAVLGAALLALPVARLGTRSGRRAGLTLAYGVATLGALVATAAVPLGSWPLLLIGLVLFGGGSAGNLAARYSAADLSPPGSAARHLSLVVWATTVGSVAGPNLAEPAGRAFATLGLPVDAGGFALAMIMYLLAAVVIAAALRPDPLRVARSLGTAEPDAAAGGGTAGARRPGTLRLGWQVVRESLDARRAIAGIAVSHTAMVSIMSMTPIHLDHGGASVSAIGVVFSLHIAGMYVFSPVVGRLADRFGRTPVLLAGMAQLLAAAVLAGSAAPHGVTQVTAGLFLLGTGWSCGLVAGSALLTESAPIERRPAVQGLSDLLMNVCGASGTVLAGLVVGSLSYGVLGAAVGALVAGAAAWLAVTARRAHLASA